One segment of Cydia splendana chromosome 22, ilCydSple1.2, whole genome shotgun sequence DNA contains the following:
- the LOC134801554 gene encoding carbonyl reductase [NADPH] 1-like, whose product MVTKVAVVTGANKGIGFAIVRGLCKRFDGVVYLTSRDETRGENAVIQLSKEGLHPKYYQLDITSVKSVEKFRDYIKKEYGGIDILVNNAAIAFNNNTKEPVTVQAEQTLFVNYFSLLSTCEILFPILRNGARVVNISSSCGHLTQIPGVALRNRFKDPNLTIEQLGELMQEYIEAARKGTQVAEWGNSSYVVSKVGVTALTKIQQRMYNDRGK is encoded by the coding sequence ATGGTTACCAAAGTTGCTGTAGTGACCGGTGCAAATAAAGGAATAGGTTTTGCAATTGTCCGAGGCCTTTGTAAGAGATTCGATGGCGTCGTTTACCTTACATCCCGCGACGAAACTCGAGGTGAAAACGCTGTGATCCAACTTAGCAAAGAGGGCTTACACCCAAAATATTACCAGTTAGATATAACTAGCGTGAAAAGCGTAGAAAAGTTTCGCGATTACATTAAGAAAGAGTACGGCGGCATCGATATTTTGGTAAACAACGCGGCAATTGCGTTTAATAACAACACGAAAGAGCCGGTAACAGTGCAAGCCGAACAGACTTTGTTCGTGAATTATTTCAGTCTTCTGTCTACTTGCGAGATTTTATTCCCTATACTGCGCAATGGGGCTAGAGTGGTCAATATCTCAAGCTCATGCGGCCATTTGACTCAAATACCAGGTGTGGCTTTGAGGAACAGATTTAAAGACCCTAATTTGACCATTGAGCAGTTGGGAGAGTTGATGCAGGAGTATATAGAGGCGGCTAGGAAGGGGACTCAGGTGGCGGAATGGGGCAACTCGTCATATGTGGTGTCTAAGGTTGGAGTAACAGCGCTGACCAAGATACAGCAACGAATGTACAATGATAGAGGTAAGTAA